A section of the Babylonia areolata isolate BAREFJ2019XMU chromosome 1, ASM4173473v1, whole genome shotgun sequence genome encodes:
- the LOC143279672 gene encoding heterogeneous nuclear ribonucleoprotein F-like → MEDFVVRVRGLPWSATVPDLIKFFSESQIAGGERGVHLTYSHEGRASGEAFVEFVSDDDVEKALEKHNAHMGSRYIEVFRSKRSEMDWVVKRSGADHSKMSDACLKLRGLPFGCSKEEIAQFFSGLEIVPNGIMLPEDRLGRSTGEAFVQFASQDIAERALGKHKDRIGHRYIEIFKSCLAEANAVTGRDRGFRSMGRPGPYDRGDRYGGSSMGPGAGSMGGSYNRGRGGRNVKGFYDEEYDEYNGSGFGYGGRGRGGMRGRYADGMDDQRRGPGSQYMSKTGHSVHMRGLPFQAQEQDVFDFFSPLQPVRVNFEMGDTGRPSGEANVDFATHQEALEAMKKHKSNMQHRYIELFLNSAPSHGDSSMGGYGGSDMGSGFGGGSSMGGGGYSSNGGSYGNGGNMGGGYSSGGGSMGGFGSQSGQYGGGQQYNNNSMGSGGYGMSSSSQGDGYGGQGMNSYMGGSGSGYSSMGSGAMSNLANTNYTAF, encoded by the exons ATGGAAGATTTTGTGGTACGTGTTCGAGGTCTTCCATGGTCTGCCACCGTTCCTGATCTTATAAAATTCTTTAgcg AAAGTCAAATTGCTGGAGGAGAAAGAGGCGTGCACCTCACGTACTCCCATGAAGGAAGAGCCAGTGGAGAAGCTTTTGTGGAGTTTGTGTCTGACGATGATGTGGAAAAAGCCCTGGAGAAACACAACGCCCATATGGGATCAAGATATATTGAGG TGTTTCGTTCAAAGAGGAGTGAGATGGACTGGGTGGTGAAGCGATCAGGAGCAGATCACAGCAAGATGAGTGATGCCTGCCTTAAACTGAGGGGTCTGCCATTTGGCTGTTCTAAAGAAGAGATTGCCCAGTTTTTCTCAG GGTTGGAGATTGTTCCGAATGGGATTATGCTACCTGAGGATCGTCTGGGGCGCAGCACGGGGGAGGCCTTTGTACAGTTCGCTTCCCAGGACATAGCAGAAAGGGCCCTGGGTAAACACAAGGATCGCATAGGGCACAG ATACATAGAGATTTTCAAGAGCTGTCTGGCTGAAGCTAATGCCGTTACTGGACGAGACAGGGGATTCCGATCTATGGGTCGGCCAGGTCCGTACGATCGTGGTGATCGCTATGGTGGCAGTTCCATGGGCCCAGGTGCTGGCTCCATGGGTGGCAGTTACAACAGAGGTCGTGGTGGCAGAAATGTCAAAG GCTTCTATGATGAAGAGTATGATGAGTACAACGGCAGTGGCTTTGGCTATGGGGGTCGGGGCCGTGGCGGAATGAGGGGACGTTATGCTGATGGAATGGATGACCAGCGTCGTGGCCCTGGCAGTCAGTACATGAGCAAGACTGGACATTCTGTGCACATGCGCGGCCTTCCTTTCCAAGCACAAGAACAAGATGTCTTTGAT tttttctccCCTCTGCAGCCTGTGCGTGTTAATTTTGAGATGGGCGATACAGGTCGTCCATCAGGAGAAGCAAATGTAGATTTTGCCACACATCAAGAGGCCCTGGAAGCTATGAAGAAACATAAATCCAACATGC AACACCGCTATATTGAGCTGTTCCTGAATTCTGCTCCATCTCATGGTGACTCGAGCATGGGGGGCTATGGAGGCTCTGACATGGGATCAGGCTTTGGTGGTGGAAGTAGCATGGGAGGTGGTGGCTACAGCAGCAATGGTGGTAGTTATGGCAATGGCGGCAACATGGGTGGAGGCTACAGTTCAGGAGGTGGCAGCATGGGGGGCTTTGGCAGTCAGTCAGGGCAGTATGGTGGTGGCcagcagtacaacaacaacagcatgggCAGTGGAGGCTATGGTATgagcagcagcagtcaaggggatGGTTATGGAGGCCAAG